The following nucleotide sequence is from Triticum dicoccoides isolate Atlit2015 ecotype Zavitan chromosome 7B, WEW_v2.0, whole genome shotgun sequence.
AGTAGCATTAGCAACCAGTCCTCGGCTCTTTGTTTCGGGGAGCTTCAGCCGGCGGCAAATCCTAGACCGTATGCAATATATCCCACAGGTTCCGGACTTGAGGGCATCTGATCAGAGCATGATGAAATATTTCGTCCTCTTGCCCACATATTGTGCAGGTTCCATCCAGTTCCATGTGTCGGAGCTTCTAATACGCATGAGTAGCCAGCGCCACTTGAGTAGCTTTCCAGGCGAAGACACAGACCTTGGGTGGAGCCCCACATTTCCATAGTAGCTTCCATGTAAGTCTAGAAGCATCTGGTCTCATGCTTGAATCCCCAACTCCTTGTTGCGCCATGATCAGATCGCGGGCCATATTGTATGCCGAACGCAACGAGAACCACGCTTGCTTGTAGGGCTGCCAGGCAAGTGAGTCTACTTCGAATCAACGAGAGGCCTTGATTTTTAGAACCTCAGAGACATCTGCTGGAAGGAAATGTTGCGTGAGAAGCGACGTCTTCCAAGAGCCATCGACATTGAGGAGATGTGCCACCCATTTTAGTCTGCATCAGTGTTTTTGTGTGATGGGCCAAAAGGAGGGTACCCTTCGGATCCAAGGATCCCGCCACATGCCTATGTTCTCTCCAGTACTAACACGCCAGATGCACCGTTGCTTAACTATCTTAGCCCATATTCAATGGCCACCCATGTTCACGAACCATTCCCTGTGAAGACTGTGTCAATAATGGACCCAAAGGATATTACTTGGCTCGTAGTTCCTGTGCACATAGGCTCTGTGGGAACTGAATTAGACGTCATGCTTGACGTGCAAGCAGGGCCTGATTGAACAACCTCAAATATTTAAACCCCATAACACCTCTCCCCTTGGATCGCAACATACTGTCCAACTCACCGAATGGGTTTTACGCTTGCCCTTTTCTGCTCCACACCAGAAACGGTGAATCATCCTCATGAGATCCTCACAGAGGCCAGCTAGAGCATTAAAAACATTTATGATATAAACTAGGAGGGCTTGCGCAACCACTTTAATTTTTATCTCATGTCCACCCACATACATGTAATTATGACCCCACTCTGTCATGCTCTTCGCTAATCGCTCTTGGATACTTTTAAGTTTCCCTTTGCTCATTCTTCCTTCTGGTGTTGGGAGGCCCAGATGTTTAGCTTCAAATGTCGTTTTCATAACTTGGAGACTAACATTAATACTCTCCTAGGTACAAGCTAGAAAAACCGGACTGAACAACATAGATCACTTGTGTGGATTTATAACTTGGCCAGTACCTTCCGCGCATACACATCCAGCACATTTTTTACCCGGTTTGCCTGTGCATTTTCATCCTTGAAGAACAACAAGGTGTCGTCGGGAAAAAGTAGGTGGGAAATGCCTGGAGCTCGGCGACACACTTTGAGCGGCGTGTTAGTACCCTTGGTCGCCTAATGGTTTAAGAGAGCAGAAAAGCCATCAACGATAAATAGGAAGAAAAAAGGGGATAGCGGATCACCTCGGCAAAGACCTCTGGACGGGAAGAACGAATCAAGGAGGGTTCCATTAAATTTTACCGAGTAGCTCACCGGGGTTATAGAGGACATAATCCATTCCACCCATCGGGGAGCGAAACTCAAACCCTGCCATCATTCTTCTTAGAAATTTTGCAGTCTACCCTGTCATATGCCTTAGACAGATCCAACTTGTACGTACGAAAAGACACCTCCTTTTTACAATGCTCAATGAAATCATTCAAAGGCTACCAAAGCGTCATCCATAATCATATGTCCGGGGACAAATGCACTTTGGTTCAATGAAATAATGTCACCAAGGAATGGACGAAGCCTGTTAACCAAGCATTTGGCAAAAAAATTGTAGAGCACTGAACATAAGCTTATTGGCCGAAACTCTCTGAGTGCCTCTGGCTGGTCCGATTTTGGAATTTAAACTATCACCGTAGAATTAGTTTCTGATGGCATATCTCCTGTAGAAAAAATCAACCTGACAGCCGCCACAATAGTGTCATTTAAAACTGCCGAGTTTCGTTGGTAGAAACCCGTCCGGCCCCGGGCGCCTTTAAGGGGCCAATTTGAAACAGCGACTATATAGCAAATTCTAACCCATCTCATATACACTTTTGGACCAACTCAATCGTACCAAAAAATAATCCTTTCTCTACTACTACGGCCCTCCCCGTCATCTCATTCTTCATGAACATTATATCTTATTATGTATCCCGTTCTTGCATGAAAATTATATGTCAAAGCTACAATAATATAGTTATATGACATCACTTATTCTTGTCCATTTTCATCCCTAGTTTCGGACAATGAATGGTATGCATCTTTGTAAATGTTCCTTTTCTCCACGGTTTTTATTACAAACAAAAAATGGCAAGCATGCATATAATTTTTTCCCCATTCAGACAACTGATCATATAAGTTGATAATTTTCCCATCATCTCACAATGAAAAATAATAATTGCATGCATTTTTTTGTACTGCAAGAAGGGCGATGATCGTGCTTGCCAATCAGATTGACAACCAACGGTGAATTAAAAAAAACGCAAATGGATTGCAAATGAAAAATAAGCACGCTATTTTAGTCAAAAGAGAGGCCTCGTATCTTTTTCCCCGATCCACTTTACAATAAGAAATGTGTTGGCGCCACGTTTTCTTCTTTTTTGGGACCAAAGCACAAGTCGAAAGAAGTAAAGCGTGTCTCATCGTTTCACACACACATATGGTTGGTCTCTAGGAAAGTAGACGTATGCTAGATTATAGTGTCATGCACGAGCCATACCGTGGGCGTTACCATCCCTTCCACCACCACGGCGGCCACTTTCACGCTATAAAAACCGACGCAGAGCATCGAACACACGCACGGCCAGAGTCAAAGATAAGCTAGATACAGAGTCCAGAGTTCAGACAACATATAtagcagcggcggcgacggcaccATGCGCGCTCAGGCGAGCGTCCTGCACCGAGTCGCCCTCGCCACCACCGGGCCAGGCCAGACGTCGTCGTCTCCGGTGAGCATGACGGCCACGGAGCAGCAGCAGCCGGTGCCTGTCATAACAGTGAACTCGGACATGGTGGTCATCCTGGCGTCGCTCTTGTCCGCGCTCGTCCTCGCCCTCGGCATCGCCCTCGTCACCCACTGCGCATGCAGACGCCGGCGCTCCGCCAACTCTCCTCCTCCCACCAGGGGGCTGAAGAAAAAGGACATCGATGCTCTCCCCACCGTCTCCTTCGCTGCCGCGGCTCCAGCGCAgtcatcgtcttcgtcgtcgtcagaGTGCGCGATCTGCCTGGCAGAGTTCACGGAGGGGGAGGGACTGCGCGTGCTCCCGCAGTGCGGCCACGGCTTCCATGTCGCATGCGTCGACGCCTGGCTACGGAGCTGCGCCACATGCCCCTCCTGCCGCGCCCCCATCGTTGCCACGCCCACTGTGGTGGTCGTAGTGGCCGCGAACAACAGGTGCCAGAGGTGCGGCGAGGCGGCAGCGCGGAACGGTGGCGTCGAGGACATGTCCTTACCCCCATTTTCTTCATTCTCTGCTTTTTAGCTTGCCTGGCTGTCGACCCAATGTGTCTTGACATGTTAATTTTGCAATGTAAAACTTGTGTTTACTTGAGATTTGTAATTCAATTAGGCCCTGTGCTGGCGCGCTTCCGCAGTGGGCGAATCACCACTTCATCTTCTTTGACCTGGAACAAATCATTGGGCATATTGTTCGATTGAAAATAGCTTCAGTTTCATCTTGGGTTTTGACACAAGATGGTTGCCATGGATTAGGGGCCTGGTAGTCCTCTTCGAACTAAAATAATCACAAGTGTGTTACACgtgcggcatgcatgcatgcgtgtctgATCACATGCAGCCGCACTAGCTAGCGAATTCAAGTTGATGCACGAGTGAGATAATGATAGTGGCTGACGACTCAGTTGGTTGAGCGATTGTTCAAGCACGTGCTTACGGACACACAACCTAACAGATAACACGGATAGTTGCtactttccatgacatcatgtctcAATCAATGGAGTAGAGTTTTGCATGCACAGATTAAATAATAAAAGATGACCACTTGAGTTCAAAAGTTCATATCTTGCCCCTCACGATCTTCTCAGCTCTTGTCCACTTCCGACGAAAATGGTGCCTATTGCATATGGTCCATTCGGAGTGCATCACAAAGCAAAGGCAAAATTAAGCGTGGGAAATCAACATATCATGAGATAAGCCAAAGTGTTTTCATTCATTGAGGCACTATATCGATCTCTTCTTAAATGGGTAATAAGGTAGGATAGAGATATTCCTATAAGGAAAAGATTGGATAGAGATGGTTAAAGATGCAAATCATACTTTTCATTCCATTTTTTTTACACAGTAAAAACACAGACGCTCATACATACGCACATACACTCATCCTATGAACGCAcgtacgcacaccctacccctattacGATTAGCACCCCCGAGAGTCTAATCTGGCACGtcttcttgagattgacgaagtcgccaCTGGCGCCTTTATTAGCACCTCCTTTTCTATATCCCTatgtagggcctctttgattcaaaggattttcaaagCTTTTACTTAGAGATTTTGGAGAGACCCACCATAGCCCCCATCTGTACCTCCACCTATGACCGTGCAGTCGAGGAAATCTAGAAAGAGGCAGCTACGTCCAAGCTTAGACCATCAAAACCCAACTTGTGTGTTTTTAGGAGCCATCTCTCGCTCGCTTCCGTGTTTATAGTTGTTGCTTTTTTTGACAAAGGTTGGATTTTATTAGCTCAAATGAAGCATCAAGAGGTTACAAACACTATGAACACACATCCGACCTCTGCATAGTTAGGATCCACACAACTAACACTAACATAAACATAAACTTGCCGATAACTAGCGAAATCATAAAAGACCAAAGCTATATGTGggcaagaaaagaaaaaaaaacaagactTTCAAATTGGATCGGCAAACTATAGCACATACAATATCCACAACAACATCTCATGAAATCACAATGACGACGAAATATTTGAACAACAATGCCTTCAGGAAGGGATCATCACTCATGTGCCGTCGTCATCAGATCCAACCATCACTGTCaaaatctaggttttcaccctgaaaaaTTAGTTCAACCATATCCTTCAACAACCTAAGGAGGAAGACGTCGCCATTGTCAGGTATAACAAACTCGGGTCAGACATAGACTTTCACCTCAGAGCTCAAGACCGGGTGCATGTAGCACCACCATAGATGTCACCTATGTGTTGTAGCCACTACTTTTTCGCGATCCCAACAACTACATGTAATGTGACCACCGCCGCTGCGCAACCATCCCTTTGCGTCAAGTCTTCGTCCATTATTTGCATCTCACCGCTAAAGTCAACCGCTTGATCTGAAGAGATAAACCCTCTTTGTGACCATCACTGTCGTGGAGCTGCCGGAGGTTGTTGTAGCACAGTATGCAGGCACCACCCTGGCCGACCGGATCTAAATCACCACCAGAGCTGTATCAGGCAACCAAGCCGGGTCAGCCATGGAAGACGCGAAAGCCGCGGCCGCCAAGATCAGATCCGTCAGGAACAACGATTGGCCCACACGTCACCGATGCAGATGTGGTGCGTCATAACGACTGCATATCGGAATGCGAGCTGACGGATCCGTGTAGTGAAGACCGAAGCACGCGCCGACAAATCTCCATTCCAATCAAGCGCCACCCAACGAAACCAGGATTGGCACCGGATCGCACGAACTGCCGCGCCTCGCTGCCGATTGTCCCTGCACCACCACACAACCAAAGCCCTGGGGCGCCACCCAAGAAGCCGCTCGACGCTCGCACCAGCAGCTGCCCCAGCATCACCTAGCAGCCTCCGGTTGCACCAATAGAGCCACCGCACGCGAGCCCCAGCAAACTCGCGGACGAGCTGGCCCGTCAGCTACCACCACTCCAGATCCATGAGGGCGCATAAGCTACCTCCCCATCAGATCCGCTGGAGGCGCACGAGAGAAAGGCCCTGCCACCAGCGCCGAGGCCatgcgggctttgcccggcggcgctgTCTgacggcgacgaggggaggataggAGAAGGGGGGACGTCCAGGAGGCCAAGGTGCCGCCCGTGCCGCTCCTGGGAAGTGACCCGGCTTTGCAATGCCCGTTTTCAGTTGTTGCTAGGTGGTCTAGAGGCAATGATATAATTTATGTCACATGTGTTTGTAATGCCATGATATTTAATGAATATATCAAATATTTCCGGCAAAAAAAGTGACAACTTAATCACGATAAGTTACCAAAGCTCAAAAGTTTTTCTATCAGAGTATAGCAAAGCACATACCAAAAGAAGAAATTAACTTAAGCAAATCCACTTAACTACATATGGTTGGTCGCTAGGTAGATGTTTGTTACTAGTTCAGGTACGCACTTGCTTTCCACGTACGAACATACCACGCGTGCAGGAAGAAACTTCAAAAAGTGGAATGCGTGGATGGACCGTACCGGCGCCCGCCACTACCACGTGGGCCCGGCCTTACCTGTCTGCGGGCCCGTTGCTCCTTCCACTACCGTGACAACATTCTCTATCTATCCACAAGGGGCTAGCTAGCTATAAGATGACACGCGCTAGCCCGCACGCACGGTCACGGGCAGGTCCAGAGTCAAAGCAGAGCTAAACGCCTCGACAGAGAGTGCAGAGCGTCCACCGTACCGTAGCAGAGCAACGGCGACGGTGCGACACCATGCGctctccggcgagcctgctgcaCCGCAGCACGGCCGCCGCCGGCCCCGGCGAGCCTCCATCGCTGCCGCCGCCTCGGCCCGAGCAGCAGTCGCTCGTGGTCACCGTGGACTCGGACATGGTGGTGATCCTGGCGTCGCTGCTCTGCGTCCTCCTCTGCGTCCTCGGCCTCGCCCTCCTGTCCCGGCGCGCGTGCCGCCGCCGGTCCTCCGACAACTACCCTCCTCCCCCCAAGGGCCTCAAGAGGAAGGCCATCGACGCGCTCCCCACCGTCTCCTTCGCCGCGGCAGCTTCGTCGTCGTCGGAGTGCGCGATATGCCTGGCGGAGTTCGCCGACGGAGAGCCCGTGCGCGTGCTCCCGGGATGCGGCCACGGCTTCCACGTCGCCTGCGTCGACGCCTGGCTCCGGACTCGCGCCACGTGCCCGTCCTGCCGGGCCGCCATCGTTGCCACGCCCATGCAGATGCAGGTACAGCCAGCGGCGGCGCCCACCGTGGTAGTTGTCGTGGCAGGGAGTAGCAGCTGCCGGAGATGTGGCCAGGTGACGGCGCCGGCCGGTGCACGTGCTGCCGACGGGGCGTTCTTGGCTTAGTCACCGTTCTTGGCTCGGCCTCTGCTTTTTATGAGGTAGCTGTCGATCCAATGTACTCGGACAGGTTAATTTTTTGCAGCTCCTCTGTTAAGCAAAACTTGTGGTGCTTAAGATTTCAGTTAGACTCTGATGCTAGCTAGCGGGCTGCTTTCAGCACAGTAGAGCAAATTCAAAACtactaatatgtactctctccgttcccaaatgtaagtctttctagagattctaacaagtgactacatagggagcaaaatgagtgaatgtacattttaaaatatgtctacatacatctgtatcttGTAGtcaatttgaaatgtctaaaaagacttatatttaggaacggagggagtatttgctctGCTAACTGCTACTCTAAAAAAATGACTAGTGCAAGATGATGACATCTTCTTCTTTCAATGATCGATCGATCACTTCACCAATTTGCCATGCATCATCATCCTTAAAAATAAATAATAGTAGTCTATTGTTGTCCATTTCAGTTCGTTTATTATGGTGCTCTGCTCTCTGGCCAAATGAAGCCAATGAAGCTTTAATCAGTCTCCATCAGCATCAGTTTGCCGTTCATTGCAAAACAAGATGATAGCAGCTTGAGGGATGGAGATCCAAAGACAAAGTAAAAAGGACAAACTCATCATTTTCTTTGTTGTTGTTTTTCCTTCCTTCTTCGAAAGAATAGTTTTTGTTGGTTGTCGTCCAAGCTTTCAACGTTGACGTGTATGCAATGTACAACTGGCACGATTCAGACAGGTCGTGACAGAGCGAGTCAGTCTCATGGTTCTTGTTTTTTTTTCTCTACAATTATTAATTGCAAAATTTCTCACCGACAGCTACGTACGCTTGGCGTTAATCGATGTAGATTCAAAGGCGAAATTCGTCCTCCACAATGCAAGATTCACACGTCGCCCCCGCTTGGGCGACTCGGGAGGTGACCCAACCCTAGCCGTCGCTGGGGCCATCAACCTCTTCCTCCCCTCCCTCCGTCGCCGCAGTGGGACGCTGCCGAGCTAAGCCCGGGGGCCGACCACGGTGGCGGGGGTATCCCTCCCTCTCGCAGCATGGGGTGGTGCAGGGCCCCTTGACGTGAAGGAGCGGTCGGCTAGGTCATGGCGGCACGACGGATGGCGATGGTTGCAGTCGGCTTCGTGGGGCAGCAGAGTCGACTCGGCCGGCGGCTGGTGGGGTGACTTCATATGGGCGGCGGTGGCGTGGAGGCCTGGTGATGGGTCCGGCT
It contains:
- the LOC119341455 gene encoding probable E3 ubiquitin-protein ligase ATL44, giving the protein MRAQASVLHRVALATTGPGQTSSSPVSMTATEQQQPVPVITVNSDMVVILASLLSALVLALGIALVTHCACRRRRSANSPPPTRGLKKKDIDALPTVSFAAAAPAQSSSSSSSECAICLAEFTEGEGLRVLPQCGHGFHVACVDAWLRSCATCPSCRAPIVATPTVVVVVAANNRCQRCGEAAARNGGVEDMSLPPFSSFSAF
- the LOC119341667 gene encoding probable E3 ubiquitin-protein ligase ATL44, with amino-acid sequence MRSPASLLHRSTAAAGPGEPPSLPPPRPEQQSLVVTVDSDMVVILASLLCVLLCVLGLALLSRRACRRRSSDNYPPPPKGLKRKAIDALPTVSFAAAASSSSECAICLAEFADGEPVRVLPGCGHGFHVACVDAWLRTRATCPSCRAAIVATPMQMQVQPAAAPTVVVVVAGSSSCRRCGQVTAPAGARAADGAFLA